The candidate division KSB1 bacterium region ATTCATTCATCGTGGCGCCAGTTGTTATGACATCATCGATCAAAATTACATTTTTGTTCTGAATAGGCTCTTTATTGACGATTCTAAATGCCTGATTGACATTTTTCAAACGCTCTGAAGCCGAGAGTTTGGTTTGAGAACGCGTATATCGAACGCGTTTCAAAATGTGTTCGTCATAAGGTAATCCAGTTTGTCTCGCGATGGCTCGACAAAGCAGCGCGCTTTGATTATAGCCTCGCTCTCTTGCCCGAGTCTTGTGGAGCGGCACAGGAATGAGTAATGTTTCATCAGGAGAGAAGTTGAGCGGTTTCAATTTTTCCGCCATGAAGCTGCCGATTCGATTCGCGAGAATTTTGAAATTTCCATATTTGAAGCGATGAATCACTGTTTGGACGTTAGGGCTATATTGCCAGATCGCGATCGCGTATGAAAAAAAGATTTCTTCAGAAAATTTGGTTTTCAATTCCTGGACCAGATCGCTTCTATCATCAAGCAGTGGCAGATTGTTCCAACAGACATTGCACACTAATCTTTCATCTTGGTTGAGCAATGAATTACAGAGGATGCAGTACGGTGGGTAAGCAAAATCAAGGATCGTTTGTAGCAGCGTAGCAAAAGGCTTGGCAAATGTTGTGAGAATTTTTCTTTCTCTCATCGCCAAACTGAATCATTGCTCCGCGCGATGGACGCGATCGAATGAGTTCTTGTCAAGTCCATCGCGCGGAAGGTCAATTATTCCTTTTTATAGTCCGAAATTATAAACAAAGGCGACGCGGGGCGAGAAACGCCTTTGAGCTTTGTATTGATTGGATTCCTCATCGAATTTGAACGTGTGGATGTAATCCATAAAAAGCATCAGATACGGTTTTACTTTGTACCCAATACCGATG contains the following coding sequences:
- a CDS encoding ComF family protein; the protein is MRERKILTTFAKPFATLLQTILDFAYPPYCILCNSLLNQDERLVCNVCWNNLPLLDDRSDLVQELKTKFSEEIFFSYAIAIWQYSPNVQTVIHRFKYGNFKILANRIGSFMAEKLKPLNFSPDETLLIPVPLHKTRARERGYNQSALLCRAIARQTGLPYDEHILKRVRYTRSQTKLSASERLKNVNQAFRIVNKEPIQNKNVILIDDVITTGATMNECARELITNGARTVALCAIAHA